The following are encoded together in the Hyalangium minutum genome:
- a CDS encoding PEGA domain-containing protein yields the protein MSSPSRVPLRLAATCTALVFSTACASSTVIRSDPSGATVYIDGSKVGQTPYVHTDTKTVSSTTRVKLRREGYEDYETFFVRNEEFQVGPCIGGFFVLVPFLWIMGYKPERLYELTPLSGAPVAPQQQQQPEPYILTPPPPPPPTPGSP from the coding sequence ATGTCTTCTCCTTCGCGAGTTCCCCTCCGGTTGGCGGCGACCTGCACCGCGCTCGTGTTCTCCACGGCCTGCGCCAGCAGCACCGTCATTCGCAGTGATCCCTCTGGCGCGACCGTCTACATCGACGGCAGCAAAGTGGGGCAGACCCCCTACGTCCATACGGACACCAAGACGGTCAGCTCCACCACGCGTGTGAAGCTGCGCCGCGAGGGCTACGAGGACTACGAGACCTTCTTCGTTCGCAACGAGGAGTTCCAGGTCGGGCCGTGCATTGGCGGCTTCTTCGTGCTCGTGCCGTTCCTGTGGATCATGGGCTACAAGCCCGAGCGCCTCTACGAGCTGACCCCGCTCAGCGGCGCTCCGGTCGCTCCGCAGCAGCAGCAGCAGCCCGAGCCGTACATCCTGACGCCGCCGCCGCCGCCGCCGCCCACGCCGGGCAGCCCGTGA
- a CDS encoding carboxymuconolactone decarboxylase family protein, with product MKQRMNIPAVAPGAYQALLGLEKYLHGCGLEEPLLHLIKLRASQLNGCAYCIDMHWKDARSLGETEQRLYGLDAWAESPYYTERERAAFLWTESVTHLSQGHVPDSVYEAVKPHFSEKELADLTLAIAAINAWNRISISSRTVPGA from the coding sequence ATGAAGCAGCGAATGAACATTCCCGCAGTGGCCCCTGGGGCCTATCAGGCCTTGCTGGGACTGGAGAAATACCTGCACGGGTGCGGTCTGGAGGAGCCGCTGCTTCACCTCATCAAACTGCGCGCCTCACAGCTCAACGGCTGCGCCTACTGCATCGACATGCACTGGAAGGATGCACGGTCCTTGGGGGAGACGGAGCAGCGCCTGTACGGGCTCGATGCCTGGGCCGAGAGCCCCTACTACACCGAGCGCGAGCGGGCGGCGTTCCTGTGGACCGAGTCCGTCACGCACCTGTCACAGGGACACGTGCCGGACTCCGTCTACGAGGCCGTGAAGCCCCACTTCTCCGAGAAGGAGCTGGCCGACCTGACACTGGCCATCGCCGCCATCAACGCGTGGAACCGGATCTCCATCTCCAGCCGCACAGTCCCCGGTGCATAA
- a CDS encoding cupin domain-containing protein, whose amino-acid sequence MAQSNTVTQGGGSESFSDTSKNRNSLTVIPARQPDAACLHKAVRGSSTARDFSAERGHPVFPLRAPSKTLSCSIGELAPGGKTSNHRHAYEALMYVISGKGYSLIEGQRFDWEAGDSLYTPPWCWHQHCAAEDSSVQYITATNMPLLASMGQTVMREEEG is encoded by the coding sequence ATGGCTCAGTCGAACACGGTGACGCAGGGGGGGGGCTCCGAGTCATTCTCGGACACCTCGAAGAATCGCAACTCACTGACGGTTATCCCGGCGCGGCAGCCAGATGCGGCTTGCCTGCACAAGGCGGTGCGAGGGAGCTCCACCGCGCGGGATTTCTCGGCAGAGCGAGGGCACCCAGTCTTTCCCCTCCGGGCTCCGAGCAAGACGTTGAGTTGCAGCATCGGGGAGCTCGCCCCGGGCGGAAAAACCTCCAACCACCGGCATGCCTATGAAGCGCTGATGTACGTCATCTCGGGGAAGGGCTACTCCCTTATCGAGGGGCAGCGCTTCGACTGGGAGGCTGGGGACTCGCTCTATACGCCGCCGTGGTGCTGGCACCAGCACTGCGCCGCCGAGGACAGTAGCGTCCAGTACATCACCGCTACCAATATGCCGCTGCTTGCCTCCATGGGACAGACGGTGATGCGCGAAGAGGAGGGGTAG
- a CDS encoding sialidase family protein → MPTRFRFAALLGAAVLLCACPPKKNPAEEPPVADGAGFPLEYATPRVEGGDPRVLQQVEAMGDSVYLDTVNVFVSFDKRRTWKEINAAALGSITKWVFVTPTAGLALTGKHGLAYIELDKDIIYYLNNEPAWSAWGYREDGTLFTVREQVDPGSPQRGDEKVRVWLGRRRDFTQDAPWPEVELPGLPFSYRTYRSSVHFGADGALYVASYFGLQVSRDEGQTWQQVPVMPDEQGSIDWSGVDLFVTRAGTLFARTPNTSFVSRDGGTSWAQAPMPGGLANRSSMMKMEEPVPGELHFRDVAYRSTDEGRSYQQVFTLERYGFTHSLETLFFRGGEYYFNLNLFSNFVGATPDTALGILNPPQVSALGPSNLSRAFPLGGGRYAGLWNRSVITYTPGDVEWKVEHFFDNTYFLHRLRDGRLALAHHLGLRFSRDEGVTWSEPLRLSGASTNSVSIKALVEAQGRLFVSGPDNASCRTRALLESRDEGASWQPVTAQIIQNPEQSPVSLSYQPEVTTADGSGRLLGSVSDLSSCRAEGSFAVSSEDLGRTWQGFKDRVPLAATSSGNLLAIQDDSAGEAVLLRARSSDEWRPFGAPKVDGVTVPNLFVGQPFIHVDAEDFVYFVDGQRVLKSTQPVR, encoded by the coding sequence ATGCCCACCCGCTTTCGTTTCGCCGCGCTGCTCGGTGCGGCCGTCCTGCTGTGCGCGTGTCCCCCCAAGAAGAATCCCGCCGAGGAGCCGCCCGTCGCGGATGGCGCGGGGTTTCCGCTCGAGTACGCCACGCCCCGCGTCGAAGGCGGCGATCCGCGGGTGCTCCAGCAGGTGGAGGCGATGGGCGACAGCGTCTACCTGGACACCGTCAACGTGTTCGTCTCGTTCGACAAGCGCCGCACCTGGAAGGAGATCAACGCCGCGGCACTCGGCTCCATCACGAAGTGGGTCTTCGTCACGCCGACGGCGGGCCTCGCCCTTACCGGCAAGCACGGCCTGGCCTACATCGAGCTGGACAAGGACATCATCTACTACCTCAACAATGAGCCAGCCTGGAGCGCGTGGGGGTACCGCGAGGATGGAACCCTGTTCACCGTGCGGGAGCAGGTGGATCCCGGCTCGCCCCAGAGGGGTGACGAGAAGGTGCGGGTGTGGCTCGGGCGCCGACGGGACTTCACCCAGGACGCGCCCTGGCCCGAGGTGGAGCTGCCGGGCCTCCCGTTCAGCTACCGCACGTACCGAAGCTCCGTGCACTTCGGCGCGGACGGGGCGCTCTACGTGGCCTCGTACTTCGGGCTCCAGGTGTCACGGGATGAGGGCCAGACCTGGCAGCAGGTGCCGGTGATGCCGGACGAGCAAGGCTCGATCGACTGGAGCGGCGTGGATCTGTTCGTGACGCGCGCGGGCACCCTCTTCGCGCGCACACCGAACACGTCCTTCGTCTCGCGCGACGGCGGCACGAGCTGGGCGCAAGCACCGATGCCGGGGGGGCTGGCGAACCGGTCCTCGATGATGAAGATGGAGGAGCCCGTCCCCGGCGAGCTGCACTTCCGGGACGTGGCCTACCGCTCCACCGACGAGGGGCGCAGCTACCAGCAGGTCTTCACGCTGGAGCGCTACGGGTTCACGCACTCCCTGGAGACGCTCTTCTTCCGGGGCGGCGAGTACTATTTCAACCTGAACTTGTTCAGCAACTTCGTCGGGGCCACGCCGGACACGGCGCTCGGCATCCTGAATCCCCCCCAGGTCAGCGCTCTGGGTCCGTCCAACCTGAGCCGCGCCTTCCCTCTGGGCGGTGGGCGCTACGCGGGGCTCTGGAACCGATCCGTCATCACCTACACCCCGGGTGACGTCGAGTGGAAGGTGGAGCACTTCTTCGACAACACGTACTTCCTTCACCGGCTGCGCGACGGGCGTCTGGCGCTCGCGCACCACCTGGGCCTGCGCTTCTCACGAGACGAGGGGGTCACGTGGAGCGAGCCGCTCCGGCTGTCGGGTGCGAGCACCAACTCGGTCTCCATCAAGGCGCTCGTGGAGGCACAGGGGAGACTGTTCGTGAGCGGGCCCGATAACGCCTCCTGCAGGACACGCGCGCTGCTGGAGAGCCGCGACGAGGGCGCGAGCTGGCAGCCCGTCACCGCGCAGATCATCCAGAATCCCGAGCAGTCGCCGGTGAGCCTCAGCTACCAGCCGGAGGTGACCACCGCGGACGGGAGCGGCCGGCTCCTGGGCTCCGTGTCGGATCTATCCAGTTGCCGGGCCGAGGGCTCCTTCGCCGTGAGCTCGGAGGACCTGGGCCGCACTTGGCAGGGATTCAAGGACCGCGTGCCGCTCGCCGCGACGAGCAGCGGCAACCTGCTGGCCATCCAGGACGACTCGGCGGGAGAGGCCGTCCTGCTGCGGGCTCGTTCGAGCGACGAGTGGAGGCCCTTCGGAGCACCGAAAGTCGACGGGGTGACGGTCCCCAACCTCTTCGTGGGCCAGCCCTTCATCCACGTGGACGCCGAGGACTTCGTCTATTTCGTGGACGGTCAACGCGTGCTGAAGTCGACCCAGCCGGTGAGGTGA
- a CDS encoding TenA family transcriptional regulator, with translation MANLQMLAIQSPAANHPLLLAIERGEFHDMGAALRDLLSQYYFYSYRFTQYLTAVSSRLEQPQHRAALMGNLSEEIGKLDPAHEAELRQAGINPDDVRYPHPLLFRRFLVAVGMDAKQILESKPDVATVAWIETFHGVCSTGSQEQAVGALGVATEGIVRFMYAYLLKGIQKAWPGLSIRDRVFFDLHAMVDDDHAKVLRQIAVDLAQGFEGRMGLAVGTLKALDARKNFFDHMHARLQRRAEKASQAA, from the coding sequence GTGGCCAATCTCCAAATGCTGGCCATTCAATCCCCAGCGGCCAACCATCCCCTGCTCCTGGCCATCGAGCGGGGAGAGTTTCACGACATGGGAGCGGCACTCCGAGACCTGCTCTCCCAATACTACTTCTACAGTTACCGGTTTACTCAGTACCTGACCGCGGTCTCCTCGCGGCTGGAGCAACCCCAGCACCGCGCGGCGCTGATGGGCAACCTCTCCGAGGAGATCGGCAAGTTGGATCCTGCTCACGAAGCAGAGCTGCGCCAGGCGGGCATCAACCCCGATGATGTGCGCTACCCGCACCCGCTCCTCTTCCGCCGCTTCCTGGTCGCTGTGGGAATGGACGCGAAGCAGATCCTCGAGAGCAAGCCGGACGTGGCCACCGTGGCGTGGATCGAGACGTTCCATGGGGTCTGCAGCACGGGCTCCCAAGAGCAGGCGGTGGGCGCTCTGGGCGTCGCCACCGAGGGGATTGTCCGCTTCATGTACGCGTACCTGCTCAAGGGCATCCAGAAGGCCTGGCCCGGCTTGAGCATTCGCGATCGCGTCTTCTTCGATCTGCATGCGATGGTGGATGACGATCACGCCAAGGTCCTACGGCAGATCGCCGTGGACCTGGCACAGGGCTTCGAGGGGCGCATGGGGCTGGCGGTGGGAACGTTGAAGGCACTCGACGCACGAAAGAACTTCTTCGATCACATGCACGCCCGTCTTCAGAGGCGCGCAGAGAAGGCTTCCCAGGCTGCTTGA
- a CDS encoding tannase/feruloyl esterase family alpha/beta hydrolase: MTPNASASSVRYTLPWRVTAAAWLLTLGGCSSTPEPPPQLPCESFRGRTLEEAQITGAELVAASGSMLEYCKVTGTLPPSLDFEVRLPTAWNEKTLYAGGGGFDGSIPSTDSYTSRGYASIASNGGHTADVVDASFALDAQKLNDFAYLSTHRVLPIAKTLIQERYGKSARKTYFEGCSNGGREALIEAQRWPEDFDGIISRAPAYNFVELMIAFNQITQQLVKPGAHLPPEKLRLLGKAVLDACDAKDGVADGILSLSSACQFDPSVLQCAGADQDDCLTAVQVSSAKTIYSPTLLNGTVINPGWPAGGEADPEGWGVWLTGDGNAILSVANFFGSSMVKYFITRDPNFDPLTFEPNAWQSRINETVALVSANNPDLGRFRARSGKLILWHGGADPAISETGTAEYYKRVVQAAGGQAAADAFVEYFPAPGVNHCGGGAGADTVDLLTALENWVEKGVAPSQAKLVATKFNQTGASVLSRPLCKYPRYPRYKGTGDIHSADSFTCVDP, from the coding sequence ATGACGCCCAACGCATCCGCATCTTCTGTGCGCTACACGCTCCCCTGGAGAGTGACCGCAGCAGCATGGCTGCTCACGCTCGGAGGATGCAGTTCCACTCCCGAACCGCCACCCCAGCTCCCATGCGAGAGCTTCCGTGGACGAACCCTGGAGGAGGCGCAAATCACCGGGGCCGAGCTCGTCGCCGCCTCCGGCTCGATGCTTGAATACTGCAAGGTCACGGGCACGCTTCCCCCCTCTCTCGACTTCGAAGTGCGTCTGCCCACGGCGTGGAATGAAAAGACGCTCTATGCTGGAGGCGGCGGCTTCGACGGGTCAATTCCCAGCACAGACTCCTATACGTCGAGAGGCTATGCCTCCATCGCCTCGAATGGCGGACATACGGCCGATGTCGTGGACGCCTCATTCGCCCTGGATGCCCAGAAGCTCAACGACTTCGCGTACCTCTCCACCCACCGCGTGCTGCCCATCGCAAAGACGCTCATCCAGGAGCGCTACGGCAAGAGCGCCCGAAAGACCTACTTCGAGGGGTGCTCCAATGGGGGCCGGGAGGCGCTGATCGAAGCACAGCGGTGGCCGGAAGACTTCGATGGAATCATCTCCCGAGCTCCCGCCTACAACTTCGTGGAGCTGATGATTGCCTTCAACCAGATCACCCAGCAGCTCGTGAAGCCTGGCGCCCATCTTCCTCCCGAGAAGCTCCGGCTCCTAGGCAAGGCGGTCCTCGATGCGTGTGATGCGAAGGATGGCGTCGCGGACGGCATCCTTTCCCTTTCCTCGGCCTGCCAGTTCGATCCCTCCGTCCTCCAGTGCGCCGGGGCTGACCAGGATGACTGTCTGACAGCCGTGCAGGTGAGCTCCGCCAAGACGATCTACTCCCCCACGCTTCTCAACGGCACGGTCATCAATCCGGGATGGCCTGCCGGAGGAGAGGCCGATCCGGAGGGCTGGGGCGTCTGGCTCACGGGCGATGGAAACGCCATCCTCTCCGTTGCCAACTTCTTCGGGAGCAGCATGGTCAAGTACTTCATCACCCGGGATCCGAACTTCGACCCGCTGACCTTCGAGCCCAACGCCTGGCAGTCACGGATCAACGAGACAGTGGCGTTGGTGTCGGCCAACAACCCAGACCTGGGACGGTTCCGGGCGCGAAGCGGGAAGTTGATTCTCTGGCACGGAGGGGCCGATCCGGCCATCAGCGAGACGGGGACGGCGGAGTATTACAAGCGCGTGGTCCAGGCCGCAGGCGGGCAGGCCGCGGCGGACGCGTTCGTCGAGTACTTCCCCGCTCCGGGGGTCAATCACTGCGGAGGTGGGGCTGGCGCCGACACGGTGGATCTCCTCACCGCCCTGGAGAACTGGGTCGAGAAGGGCGTGGCTCCTTCCCAAGCGAAGCTCGTGGCGACGAAGTTCAATCAGACAGGTGCGAGCGTCCTCTCCAGGCCTCTGTGCAAGTACCCGCGCTATCCCAGGTACAAGGGCACGGGAGATATCCACTCGGCCGATAGCTTCACCTGCGTCGACCCCTGA
- a CDS encoding cytochrome P450 has product MPLLDFSTPAARRDPYPLYRQLQETEPAYFSEAWNAWLLTRYADAESAFKDRRLSANRSSGYAAKLPDAVKEKLKPLIDNLSRWTLLLDPPDHTRLRGLISKAFTPRAVEAMRPRIQSLVSELLDRHSASEHLDVIADLAYPLPTIVIADMLGVPAQDSHLLKGWSDAIASFMGASQLGPEIAGRAVRAVVEMEGYLRIVMEEHRRAPKPNLMSQLLAVRDEGESLSEAELLATCVTLLFGGHETTTNLIGNAVIALARHPEQYRLLRASPERVPAAIEEVLRYDSPVQRMGRVALEDVEYHGRTVRKGDRVFMVMGACNRDPLQFSEPDRFDITRRENRHLSLGYGIHFCLGAALGRLEGQIALAAMVERLPELHVDEAKLQWIDNLTIRGVTSLPLRWTGGKGT; this is encoded by the coding sequence ATGCCCCTCCTCGACTTCTCCACCCCAGCAGCGCGGCGGGACCCCTATCCGCTCTACCGCCAGCTCCAGGAGACCGAGCCCGCGTACTTCAGCGAAGCGTGGAACGCGTGGCTGCTCACGCGCTACGCCGACGCGGAGAGCGCGTTCAAGGATCGGCGGCTGTCGGCGAACCGCAGCTCGGGCTACGCGGCGAAGCTGCCGGACGCAGTGAAGGAGAAGCTCAAGCCGCTCATCGACAACCTCTCGCGCTGGACGCTGTTGCTGGATCCGCCGGACCACACGCGGCTGCGTGGGCTGATCAGCAAGGCCTTCACCCCCCGCGCGGTGGAGGCGATGCGCCCGCGCATCCAGTCGCTGGTGAGCGAACTGCTCGACCGCCACAGCGCGAGCGAGCACCTCGACGTCATCGCGGACCTGGCGTATCCGCTGCCGACCATCGTCATCGCCGACATGCTGGGCGTGCCGGCGCAGGACTCCCATCTGCTCAAGGGCTGGTCGGACGCCATCGCGTCGTTCATGGGCGCGAGCCAGCTCGGGCCGGAGATCGCCGGCCGAGCGGTGCGGGCAGTGGTCGAGATGGAGGGCTACCTCCGCATCGTGATGGAGGAGCACCGGCGCGCACCGAAGCCGAACCTGATGTCCCAACTGCTCGCAGTGAGGGATGAGGGCGAGAGCCTCTCGGAGGCGGAGCTGTTAGCGACCTGCGTGACCCTCCTGTTCGGCGGCCACGAGACGACCACCAACCTCATTGGCAACGCGGTCATCGCGCTCGCGCGGCACCCGGAGCAGTACCGGCTGTTGCGCGCGTCGCCGGAGCGGGTGCCGGCCGCGATCGAAGAGGTGCTGCGCTACGACAGCCCGGTGCAGCGCATGGGCCGCGTGGCGTTGGAGGATGTCGAGTACCACGGCCGCACGGTGCGGAAGGGCGACCGCGTCTTCATGGTGATGGGCGCGTGCAACCGCGACCCGCTCCAGTTCTCGGAGCCAGATCGCTTCGACATCACGCGCCGCGAGAACCGGCACCTGTCGCTCGGCTATGGCATCCACTTCTGTTTGGGCGCGGCGTTGGGAAGGTTGGAAGGGCAGATCGCGCTCGCGGCGATGGTGGAGCGGCTGCCGGAACTCCACGTCGACGAGGCGAAGCTGCAGTGGATCGACAACCTCACCATCCGGGGCGTGACGTCGCTCCCGCTGCGATGGACGGGCGGGAAGGGGACGTAG
- a CDS encoding WD40 repeat domain-containing protein has translation MTARRVYGSARFNAPGTFMGISFSPDSRTLVAIVPGEDFSRCVSFGAKSGAIVAQQELPGVWSGIRVLPDGDLIASSWGKIHRISASGKTVWTVKGHQDLHLAAVSPDGAWLATVEKATAQIRETKRGKVVHTVKEKEGDIYAVAFSADGGLLATGSSKGMTRLYDVRSGKERAKHKDTKVLALAFSPTAESLLVGHGTGKIELLQLDSPRLVSSFVGRHAFQEGSDAGCRWVCFSPDGARAFSLGNEHRLRSWRIADRAEELTIEVPPRHDQGSATVLSPDGRWLATGSTAGALSVWSAKDGKPVVKDAAPVPILGLTLTPKAVVAASPKSYVSWNRATGEMTEIPAEFPPTDVKGLASGLLVRLDYERIFVGKKLDPKVSSVFELSTYASGALALSRGGTLLAAPAQENVELWDLKRRSRIAELPHDEPAQACAFGPKDAWLVTVDKALHLWRLGSTPEAIRDISLEIESDEGEGIVRGLAVSERGWIAVSVDGSDNYRDAQCSIRVIDPRSGETVARLERPDVRLGEVAFVGAALLAVVDSLGRLLLADVSDPAKARWLASKRQEDVWPEDSRRKELPLAVLGQDVAYVGPDGNVAVQTLTRVKPETETPFLVTSPAGSTSARVDRPRNRRSPRRPRG, from the coding sequence ATGACCGCTCGTCGCGTCTATGGCTCGGCCCGCTTCAACGCTCCTGGCACCTTCATGGGGATTTCCTTCTCCCCGGACTCGCGCACCCTGGTGGCGATTGTTCCAGGGGAGGACTTCTCCCGGTGCGTGTCCTTCGGCGCGAAGAGCGGCGCCATCGTCGCCCAGCAAGAGCTCCCAGGTGTCTGGAGCGGCATCCGCGTCTTGCCGGATGGGGACCTCATCGCCTCGTCGTGGGGGAAGATCCACCGGATCTCCGCGAGCGGGAAGACGGTCTGGACGGTGAAGGGCCACCAGGATCTCCACCTCGCCGCAGTGAGTCCGGACGGCGCGTGGCTCGCCACCGTGGAGAAGGCGACCGCCCAGATCCGGGAGACGAAGCGGGGCAAGGTCGTCCACACCGTGAAAGAGAAGGAAGGGGACATCTACGCCGTCGCCTTCAGCGCGGACGGCGGGCTGCTGGCGACAGGTTCTTCGAAGGGGATGACCCGCCTGTATGACGTGCGCAGCGGGAAGGAGCGGGCGAAGCACAAGGACACCAAAGTGCTCGCCCTCGCGTTCTCGCCCACGGCAGAGAGCCTCCTCGTGGGCCATGGGACCGGAAAGATCGAGCTGTTGCAGCTGGACAGCCCCCGGCTCGTGTCGTCCTTCGTGGGTCGGCACGCGTTCCAGGAGGGGAGCGATGCGGGGTGCCGGTGGGTCTGCTTCTCTCCGGATGGAGCGCGTGCGTTCTCGTTGGGCAACGAGCACCGGTTGCGCTCCTGGCGCATCGCGGACCGGGCCGAGGAGCTGACAATCGAGGTCCCCCCGCGGCATGACCAGGGCTCGGCCACCGTACTCTCTCCCGATGGCCGCTGGCTCGCTACCGGCTCCACTGCCGGGGCCCTGAGCGTCTGGTCGGCGAAGGACGGAAAGCCCGTTGTGAAGGATGCGGCGCCGGTGCCGATCCTGGGTCTCACGCTCACCCCGAAAGCGGTGGTGGCCGCGTCGCCGAAATCCTACGTCTCGTGGAATCGCGCGACGGGCGAGATGACAGAGATTCCAGCGGAGTTTCCTCCCACCGACGTGAAGGGACTCGCGTCGGGGTTGCTGGTGCGGCTGGACTACGAGCGGATCTTTGTCGGGAAGAAACTCGATCCGAAAGTGTCCTCGGTCTTCGAGCTCTCCACGTACGCCTCTGGCGCTCTTGCCCTCTCGCGAGGAGGCACGCTGCTCGCGGCGCCGGCCCAGGAGAACGTCGAGCTGTGGGATCTGAAGCGGCGCTCGCGCATCGCGGAGCTTCCGCACGACGAGCCAGCACAGGCGTGCGCCTTTGGTCCGAAGGACGCATGGCTGGTGACTGTGGACAAGGCCCTCCACCTTTGGAGGCTGGGGAGCACACCGGAGGCGATCCGCGACATATCGCTCGAGATCGAGAGCGACGAAGGAGAGGGGATTGTACGGGGGCTCGCCGTCTCCGAGCGTGGCTGGATCGCCGTCAGCGTGGATGGAAGCGATAACTACCGCGATGCGCAGTGCTCTATTCGGGTCATCGATCCCCGCAGCGGCGAGACGGTGGCACGGCTGGAGCGCCCGGATGTCCGGCTGGGAGAGGTGGCCTTCGTGGGGGCAGCGCTCCTCGCGGTTGTTGACTCCTTAGGGCGGCTGCTCCTGGCGGACGTGAGCGACCCGGCGAAGGCGCGCTGGCTCGCGTCCAAGAGACAGGAGGACGTGTGGCCCGAGGATTCGAGGCGAAAGGAGCTGCCGCTCGCGGTGCTCGGCCAGGACGTGGCCTATGTGGGCCCGGATGGCAACGTGGCCGTCCAGACCCTGACCCGCGTGAAGCCGGAGACCGAGACGCCCTTCCTCGTCACCTCACCGGCTGGGTCGACTTCAGCACGCGTTGACCGTCCACGAAATAGACGAAGTCCTCGGCGTCCACGTGGATGA
- a CDS encoding DUF5011 domain-containing protein translates to MYSLLSLCAVLAACGASQTGELEESLAPTNARTSAAALELSPASPVNPIPGVVQAEYQSAIAAGNGFYFVVWTGTSDILGVRINALDGTPLDASPISIATGAAQQTAPAVAFDGTHFLVVWEQGAGNTEHLIYGTRVRASDGAVIDTPFLISRIPYGRYGTFSQSRPAVAFDGTNFLVVWEGVSPISSIYDYVGGIQGIRVRASDGTVIESTRFVIGSPLGNESSSGVGARARVAYRDGNYLVTWAKNGTVLAARIEAQGGQLLDSSPLIVGSGSFPAVTARDGEFLVVWYGSSALKARQLNSTSGALLGSADILVGQFPVSAPEVTFDGQDYRILWEGVRGGMGLKFVASRLSTQGTVATSAEVELSNLTMGTGLERGGIAAVAPGRFLTSYYGPDASGMARTFLRRVTDLPECTTGELSLEIQGSAELVLECGSGTYSDAGALAFDGCGNPLTVHGYNTGNDSSGPGPNLSQEGTYSVSYAAWGTNGGQAFATRTVIVDDRTAPTLTLIGPAIMTHTCGSQWVDPGVQATDACYGNLTPQVWHTGEVNGWAVGTYTVTYTLTDSGGNSAPPVTRTVNVVNCPW, encoded by the coding sequence TTGTACTCGTTGCTCTCACTGTGTGCGGTACTGGCGGCCTGCGGCGCGAGCCAAACGGGCGAGCTCGAAGAGAGCCTCGCTCCCACGAACGCCAGAACCTCCGCCGCCGCGCTCGAGCTGTCGCCGGCGTCCCCAGTGAATCCCATACCGGGAGTCGTTCAAGCGGAGTACCAATCCGCGATCGCGGCAGGCAATGGCTTCTACTTCGTGGTCTGGACGGGCACCTCGGACATCTTGGGCGTTCGCATCAACGCCCTCGATGGAACGCCGCTGGATGCCAGTCCTATCTCCATCGCGACAGGGGCCGCCCAGCAGACGGCACCCGCGGTGGCCTTCGACGGCACCCACTTCCTGGTGGTCTGGGAACAGGGCGCGGGAAACACCGAGCACCTCATTTACGGGACTCGCGTGAGGGCCTCGGATGGTGCGGTGATCGACACGCCCTTCCTCATCAGCCGGATTCCCTATGGGCGCTATGGCACCTTTAGCCAGAGCCGACCGGCCGTGGCTTTCGATGGGACGAACTTCCTGGTGGTCTGGGAAGGCGTCTCCCCCATCTCCAGCATCTACGACTACGTCGGAGGCATCCAGGGTATCCGTGTGCGGGCCTCGGATGGGACCGTCATCGAGTCCACCCGCTTCGTCATCGGTTCTCCCCTCGGGAACGAGTCCTCATCGGGAGTTGGGGCCCGCGCCCGCGTGGCCTACAGGGACGGGAACTACCTGGTGACCTGGGCGAAGAATGGGACCGTTCTGGCAGCCCGTATCGAAGCGCAGGGGGGACAGCTGTTGGACAGCAGCCCCCTGATCGTGGGGTCTGGCAGCTTCCCGGCAGTGACCGCTCGGGACGGAGAGTTCCTGGTGGTGTGGTACGGCTCCAGCGCCCTGAAGGCCCGGCAGCTGAACTCCACGAGTGGCGCCCTGCTGGGTTCCGCGGACATCCTCGTGGGCCAGTTCCCCGTGAGTGCCCCGGAGGTCACCTTCGACGGGCAGGACTACCGGATTCTCTGGGAGGGCGTGCGCGGAGGGATGGGTCTCAAGTTCGTCGCCTCGCGGCTGTCAACGCAGGGGACGGTGGCCACCTCCGCGGAGGTGGAACTCTCCAACCTGACGATGGGCACAGGTCTGGAGCGTGGAGGAATCGCCGCGGTGGCTCCGGGCCGGTTCCTGACGAGCTACTACGGACCTGACGCGAGCGGGATGGCCCGAACCTTCCTGCGGCGCGTGACGGATCTCCCGGAGTGCACGACGGGGGAGCTCAGCCTGGAGATCCAGGGCTCGGCGGAGCTGGTGCTGGAGTGCGGCTCGGGCACCTACAGCGATGCGGGCGCCCTCGCGTTCGACGGGTGCGGCAACCCTTTGACGGTGCACGGGTACAACACGGGCAATGACTCGAGCGGGCCGGGGCCCAACCTGAGCCAGGAGGGCACCTACTCGGTCTCGTACGCCGCGTGGGGTACCAACGGTGGCCAGGCGTTCGCGACGCGGACGGTGATCGTAGACGACCGGACGGCCCCGACGCTCACGCTCATTGGCCCGGCCATCATGACGCACACGTGTGGCAGCCAGTGGGTGGATCCCGGCGTGCAGGCGACGGACGCGTGCTACGGGAACCTCACGCCGCAGGTGTGGCACACCGGCGAGGTGAATGGCTGGGCGGTGGGCACGTACACGGTGACGTACACGCTGACGGACAGCGGCGGTAACAGCGCTCCGCCCGTCACGCGCACCGTGAATGTCGTCAACTGCCCCTGGTAG